TTGCTGACGGAATAAAAGAAATATTTGCAAAGTATTCAGGCATAGTTTTCAATAAAACAGGCCAAACAAATAATTTGATTTATCAAACGGCTTTATTTTGACGCTGAAATTTTGGGGATACTTCTCAAGGATTAAATACTTGACATATTCAATAATAGTAGTAACATGTCTATTAATTCACCGTTTTTTAGAACTTTATTCTCCATTTGGATTTAATGAAAAAGTGAAATGAACGCCTATTTTTATATTATTTTAATTGCGCTTGCCGGGATATATTTTTTGGAGACAATTTCTCAATTGTTAAACCTGAACGCCCTGTCGCCTGAACTTCCAATAGAATTTGAGGGTGTTTATGATTCTAGAGAATACAAACGCTCTCAGGAATACACCAGAACCCATACCAAATTTGATATGATTGAGTCCTTTTTTGATTTAATTACTTTACTGGTTTTTTGGTTTTTAGGCGGTTTCAACCGGCTTGATATGTGGCTTAGAGGCGGTAACTATCATCCCATAATAAACGGGCTTTTTTATTTCGGTATATTAATGTTTATTAAATTTGTTTGCTCACTGCCGTTTAATATTTATTCCACATTTGTTATTGAAGAGAAATTTGGATTTAATAAAACAACTGCCAGGACATTCATTGAGGATAATGTTAAAATGATTGTTTTATCAGCGCTGATAGGGGGGCTAATTTTAGCCGGGGTTTTGGCATTTTTTGAATTGGCAGGTTCATTAGCATGGCTGTACGGATGGGCAGCAGCAGATGTATTTATTATTGTCCTTCAATTTGTCGTGCCGACATGGATTATGCCGCTTTTTAATAAATTTACACCGCTTAAAGAAGGCGAGCTGAAATCAGCTATTTTAGATTATGCCGGTTCCGTTAAATTCCCGTTAAAAGGTATTTTCACGATGGATGGTTCTAAGCGTTCGGCAAAATCAAACGCTTTTTTTACAGGGTTTGGCAAGAATAAACGCATTGTACTGTTTGATACTTTAATAGAAAAACACCCTAATAAAGAATTAGTTTCCATTCTGGCGCATGAGATTGGCCATTATAAGAAAAAACACATTATTAAGGGAATGATAATAAATATATTACAAGTGGGGTTATTTTTTTATTTATTGTCTTTTTTCATAAGCAGGGAAGGGATATTTAACGCCTTTTTTATGGAAAACATGTCAATCTATGCCGGATTGCTTTTTTTTGGGATGTTATATACACCTATGTCATTTATTTTATCTGTGTTAACCCAGGTTTTTTCTAGGAGCAATGAATATGAGGCTGACAGGTTTGCCGTTGAAACAACCAATTCCCCGGAATCCTTTGTTGATGCATTAAAAAAATTAGCGGTTACTAATTTAGCCAACCTCACACCGCACCCATTTTATGTTTTTCTGCATTTTTCCCATCCCCCACTTCTCAAGAGGATTGCGCATATTAAGCAAAAATAACATACTCGACAAGCTGTAAAAAATAGTTTAAAATATAAAATTTATAAGAAATATCAATGAAAAAGATTATTATATTTACAATATTTTTTTTATTTACCGCAACAATCGCGAAAACCGAGATAAAGAATAAAATTTTATATAACAACAAGGTTTTTAGCCTGGGCTGTAATTTATT
The bacterium DNA segment above includes these coding regions:
- a CDS encoding M48 family metallopeptidase, producing MNAYFYIILIALAGIYFLETISQLLNLNALSPELPIEFEGVYDSREYKRSQEYTRTHTKFDMIESFFDLITLLVFWFLGGFNRLDMWLRGGNYHPIINGLFYFGILMFIKFVCSLPFNIYSTFVIEEKFGFNKTTARTFIEDNVKMIVLSALIGGLILAGVLAFFELAGSLAWLYGWAAADVFIIVLQFVVPTWIMPLFNKFTPLKEGELKSAILDYAGSVKFPLKGIFTMDGSKRSAKSNAFFTGFGKNKRIVLFDTLIEKHPNKELVSILAHEIGHYKKKHIIKGMIINILQVGLFFYLLSFFISREGIFNAFFMENMSIYAGLLFFGMLYTPMSFILSVLTQVFSRSNEYEADRFAVETTNSPESFVDALKKLAVTNLANLTPHPFYVFLHFSHPPLLKRIAHIKQK